A stretch of Candidatus Vicinibacter affinis DNA encodes these proteins:
- a CDS encoding family 43 glycosylhydrolase — protein sequence MFYCLILTFCIISQQWNYAQRKTYCNPLNLDYGYTPIPNFTNWGKHRATADPVIVNYKGTYFLFSTNQWGYWWSDDLAKWNFLSRKFLRPWNQSYDELCAPGVGIIGDTMIVFGSTYNSNFTLWMSTDPKKNEWKPLVDSFEIGGWDPAFFTDDDGRFYMYNGSSNRWPLYGIELDRKTFKPVGTRKELYFLESWRYGWQRFGEHQDNTFLDPFIEGAFITKHNGKYYLQYGAPGTEFSGYADGVAVGNEPLGWFASQSDPLSMKSGGFTRGAGHGATFKDNFNNYWHTSTIAIAVKNNFERRIGLWPAGFDQDDVMFCNTSFGDYPHYIPSYESQNRDDLFTGWMLLNYQKPVQVSSTLGAHYSNFAVDENIKTYWSARTDQPGEWISSDLSSVSEIFAIQINYADQDAEYLGKSSGVFHQYIIYGSIDGKKWEIMADKRNNHEDVPHDYIPLSLPKKYRYVKLENIKMPTGKFAISGFRIFGHGGMDKPDPVKNFMVLRTEKDKRSAWLKWNPVNNAYAYQIYYGTAPDKKYSSIMVYDQNEYWLKTLDALKTYYFSIEAINESGTSQQHPVVKSE from the coding sequence ATCTTCTACTGCCTCATACTCACCTTCTGCATAATTTCCCAGCAATGGAATTACGCTCAGAGAAAAACATATTGCAATCCTCTGAACCTGGATTACGGATACACCCCCATTCCTAATTTTACCAATTGGGGAAAACATCGTGCTACGGCAGACCCCGTGATCGTTAATTACAAGGGAACTTATTTTTTATTCAGTACCAATCAATGGGGCTATTGGTGGAGTGATGATCTTGCGAAATGGAATTTTTTATCAAGAAAATTTCTGCGCCCCTGGAATCAATCCTACGATGAACTTTGTGCACCCGGAGTAGGAATCATAGGTGACACGATGATTGTTTTTGGTTCAACCTATAACAGCAATTTCACTCTTTGGATGAGCACCGATCCCAAGAAAAATGAATGGAAACCTTTAGTGGATAGTTTTGAAATCGGAGGATGGGATCCAGCTTTTTTTACAGATGACGACGGTAGATTTTACATGTACAATGGAAGCAGCAACCGATGGCCTTTATATGGCATTGAATTGGACCGCAAAACTTTTAAACCAGTGGGCACCAGAAAAGAATTATACTTTTTGGAGTCCTGGAGATATGGCTGGCAAAGATTTGGAGAACATCAGGACAATACATTTTTGGATCCATTCATAGAGGGAGCTTTCATCACCAAACACAACGGCAAATATTATCTCCAGTATGGTGCACCGGGAACTGAATTCAGCGGATACGCAGATGGAGTTGCCGTGGGCAATGAACCATTAGGTTGGTTTGCCAGCCAATCTGACCCTCTGAGTATGAAATCAGGCGGTTTTACAAGAGGTGCGGGACACGGTGCAACTTTTAAAGATAATTTCAATAATTACTGGCATACATCCACCATTGCCATCGCTGTTAAAAATAATTTTGAACGCCGTATCGGACTATGGCCGGCAGGTTTTGATCAGGATGATGTCATGTTTTGCAACACATCTTTCGGAGACTATCCTCATTACATACCCTCATACGAAAGTCAAAATCGGGATGATCTTTTTACCGGTTGGATGTTGCTTAATTACCAGAAACCTGTTCAGGTCTCGAGCACCTTGGGTGCACACTATTCTAATTTTGCGGTTGATGAAAATATAAAAACGTATTGGAGTGCCAGAACTGATCAACCAGGAGAATGGATCAGTTCAGACCTTAGTTCTGTATCTGAAATTTTCGCCATCCAAATAAACTATGCTGATCAGGATGCAGAATATCTTGGAAAATCATCCGGAGTTTTTCATCAATACATCATTTATGGTTCTATCGATGGTAAAAAGTGGGAAATCATGGCAGACAAAAGAAATAATCATGAAGATGTTCCGCACGATTATATCCCACTCTCCCTCCCAAAAAAATACCGCTATGTAAAACTTGAAAATATTAAAATGCCCACCGGTAAATTTGCCATCAGCGGATTCAGAATTTTTGGACATGGTGGGATGGATAAACCTGATCCAGTTAAGAATTTTATGGTCTTAAGAACAGAAAAGGACAAACGCTCCGCATGGTTAAAATGGAATCCGGTAAACAATGCATACGCATACCAAATTTATTACGGTACTGCTCCTGATAAAAAATACAGTTCCATTATGGTCTACGATCAAAATGAATATTGGCTTAAAACACTGGATGCACTTAAAACTTATTACTTCAGCATTGAAGCCATAAATGAATCCGGGACATCTCAGCAGCACCCGGTGGTTAAATCTGAATAA
- a CDS encoding TonB-dependent receptor plug domain-containing protein, whose amino-acid sequence MKKFQFLPFLIISWMVVYNVFSQTTIASLKGSVTGTSQEKLPYATIAVKGTTQGTLTDELGNFTLEVELPCVLKISMTGYLTLEKEIRETGTYDFNLVEDSKLLEQVVVIGYGTTKKSDLTGSSSTIKAADIRNIPALTATQAIQGKVAGVSIINSGAPGSSPKVRIRGVGSILGGADPLYVVDGVITTDIRNINSNDIATIDVLKDASSTASYSPSA is encoded by the coding sequence ATGAAAAAATTTCAATTCCTGCCTTTCCTTATTATTAGTTGGATGGTAGTATACAATGTATTTTCCCAGACAACAATTGCCTCCTTAAAGGGATCTGTTACCGGAACTTCGCAAGAAAAATTACCTTATGCCACCATAGCTGTAAAAGGAACTACACAAGGTACGTTGACTGACGAATTGGGTAATTTCACTTTGGAAGTTGAGCTTCCCTGCGTATTAAAAATCAGCATGACCGGTTACCTTACCCTGGAAAAAGAAATCCGCGAAACCGGAACCTATGATTTTAATCTTGTAGAGGATTCGAAATTATTAGAACAAGTGGTCGTCATAGGATATGGAACTACAAAAAAATCTGATCTCACAGGGTCTTCTTCCACCATCAAGGCAGCTGACATTCGAAACATTCCGGCATTGACTGCAACTCAGGCCATACAAGGAAAAGTTGCTGGTGTAAGTATTATCAATTCGGGTGCACCCGGTTCCAGTCCAAAAGTAAGAATTCGTGGAGTGGGTTCGATTCTGGGAGGTGCGGATCCACTTTATGTTGTGGATGGCGTAATTACTACAGACATTCGAAATATCAATTCAAATGACATTGCAACCATAGATGTCTTAAAAGATGCATCTTCTACTGCCTCATACTCACCTTCTGCATAA
- a CDS encoding lmo0937 family membrane protein: MGNLLYLIAVILIIGWALGFFVFHAGGLLHILLVIALIAIILRVIQGGKVL, encoded by the coding sequence ATGGGAAATTTACTTTATCTAATAGCAGTAATATTAATTATTGGCTGGGCCTTGGGATTTTTTGTTTTCCATGCAGGCGGATTGTTGCATATTTTATTGGTGATAGCTTTAATTGCAATCATCCTACGAGTAATTCAAGGCGGGAAAGTACTGTAG